A genomic stretch from Setaria italica strain Yugu1 chromosome VII, Setaria_italica_v2.0, whole genome shotgun sequence includes:
- the LOC101759658 gene encoding uncharacterized protein LOC101759658, translated as MNVIERVRGETWNKVPFSTFQTIAKMTVYTWRQMKTIAGSIGEIWEKIKTYFMWGQVNQKATFGEMEDLCDQSCINPICEGDINAALRIDDATLGDMGDVCVESYSSTVGGAGGTQTDARDLYPFTASNVFGTEKTRPAPNDATGHRRFPALQYRHYVRHVPN; from the exons ATGAACGTGATAGAGAGGGTAAGAGGAGAAACATGGAACAAGGTGCCATTCAGCACATTCCAAACCATCGCCAAG ATGACAGTGTACACATGGAGGCAGATGAAAACGATAGCTGGCTCCATAGGGGAGATTTGGGAGAAAATAAAGACATACTTCATGTGGGGACAGGTGAATCAG AAG GCTACTTTTGGTGAGATGGAAGATTTATGCGATCAGAGTTGTATCAACCCTATATGTGAAGGAG ATATAAACGCTGCATTACGCATTGATGATGCTACTCTTGGTGACATGGGGGACGTTTGCGTTGAAAGTTATAGCAGTACTGTGGGTGGAGCAG GTGGCACCCAAACGGACGCTCGCGACTTATATCCCTTCACTGCATCTAATGTATTTGGAACGG AAAAAACTAGGCCTGCACCTAATGACGCTACAG GCCACAGAAGGTTCCCTGCACTTCAGTATAGACACTATGTCCGGCACGTACCCAATTGA
- the LOC111255657 gene encoding uncharacterized protein LOC111255657, producing the protein MEMESTIIVPSSSSSSVDSNIGPIALSSDDSGGDTNSNRLAAARKRKRLGPTYKLWGFGDERTILMELAAGLRESGRLPLPFELLRTLEAKGVLNRRNVTREEISSKLHGLKTKFLSAINKGGPGHKSRDQKLYELSKEVWPELLLKAPELI; encoded by the coding sequence atggagatGGAGTCCACCATCATCGtgccctcctcgtcgtcgtcgtcagtcGACTCCAACATCGGCCCCATCGCGCTGTCATCCGACGACAGCGGCGGTGACACCAACAGCAACCGGCTGGCAGCGGCGCGCAAGCGCAAGAGGCTGGGCCCGACCTACAAGCTCTGGGGCTTCGGCGACGAGCGCACCATCCTCatggagctcgccgccggcctccgcgagTCCGGCCGGCTGCCATTGCCGTTCGAGCTCCTCCGCACCCTGGAAGCCAAAGGCGTTCTCAACCGGCGGAACGTCACCCGCGAAGAAATCAGCAGCAAGCTCCACGGCCTCAAGACCAAGTTCCTCTCGGCCATCAACAAGGGCGGCCCGGGCCACAAATCCCGCGACCAGAAGCTCTACGAGCTGTCCAAGGAGGTCTGGCCGGAGTTGCTCCTGAAGGCGCCGGAGCTTATTTGA